A single window of Zea mays cultivar B73 chromosome 10, Zm-B73-REFERENCE-NAM-5.0, whole genome shotgun sequence DNA harbors:
- the LOC103641791 gene encoding cyclin-dependent kinase G-2-like isoform X2, whose translation MAVTDDSGGRSHRRRENGVLSSGRDGDVMAVTGISSPSKKRKFSPIIWDRDSPKPPHSDAARDKKAVEPVPSELPPPPPLPPQDHITLRLAVEKSLMDIEPTVGTESAVQLLEHEVNKVTEQEEEYATMRNISTSRWAGANDDDDDGAAPVKKKSLSPADSSVAGQWKRASPEPGEVSGGRTMSRSSDSGKMSNDEKEDFEANEDDYMDVDKGHASDSDTENRMSDTDSDNEIHRPETPEREKAPHRCINMLQDCRSVDEFERLNKINEGTYGVVYRARDKKTSEIVALKKVKMEKEREGFPLTSLREINILLSFHNPSIVDVKEVVVGSSLDSIFMVMEYMEHDLKGVMETMKQPYTQSEVKCLMLQLLEGVKYLHDNWVLHRDLKTSNLLLNNRGELKICDFGLSRQYGSPLKPYTQLVVTLWYRAPELLLGTKEYSTAIDMWSVGCIMAELLAKEPLFNGKTEFEQLDKIFRTLGTPNEKIWPGYAKLPGVKVNFVKQPYNRLRDKFPAASFSGRPILSEAGFDLLNRLLTYDPDKRISADDALKHKWFSEVPLPKSKDFMPTFPALNELDRRSRRYLKSPDPLEEQRLKELQGNIGNHGLFG comes from the exons ATGGCAGTCACTGATGACTCCGGTGGGAGGTCGCATAGGAGGAGGGAGAATGGCGTGCTCAGTTCCGGCAGGGATGGTGATGTGATGGCAGTCACAGGGATATCTTCGCCGAGCAAGAAGAGGAAATTCTCACCGATAATTTGGGACAGGGATAGCCCAAAGCCACCACATTCTGATGCAGCCAGGGACAAGAAAGCTGTAGAACCTGTGCCTTCTGAGCTCCCTCCGCCCCCGCCGTTGCCTCCACAAGACCACATCACACTGAGGTTGGCTGTGGAGAAGTCACTTATGGATATAGAACCTACTGTTGGTACAGAGAGTGCTGTGCAGTTGCTGGAACATGAGGTGAATAAGGTGACAGAGCAGGAAGAGGAGTATGCAACAATGAGGAACATATCGACTTCAAGATGGGCTGGTgctaatgatgatgatgatgatggggCAGCTCCAGTGAAGAAGAAAAGTCTGTCTCCTGCAGACTCCTCTGTGGCAGGGCAGTGGAAAAGAGCAAGTCCAGAACCTGGTGAAGTATCTGGAGGAAGGACAATGTCTAGGTCATCTGACTCTGGGAAAATGAGTAATGATGAGAAAGAAGACTTTGAAGCAAATGAAGATGACTATATGGATGTCGACAAGGGACATGCTAGTGACAGTGATACAGAAAACCGTATGTCAGATACTGACTCAGACAATGAAATACACAGACCTGAAACCCCTGAAAGAGAGAAGGCACCACACAGGTGTATCAATATGCTTCAAGATTGCAGAAGTGTTGATGAGTTTGAGAGGCTCAACAAAATTAACGAGGGCACATATGGTGTTGTATACAGAGCAAGGGATAAGAAGACAAGTGAGATTGTTGCATTGAAGAAGGTAAAGATGGAGAAGGAGCGAGAAGGTTTCCCATTAACCTCTCTTAGGGAAATAAATATCCTCTTGTCTTTCCACAATCCTTCAATTGTGGATGTTAAGGAAGTAGTAGTTGGAAGTAGTCTAGATAGTATTTTTATGGTTATGGAGTACATGGAACATGATCTTAAAGGTGTCATGGAGACCATGAAACAACCATATACCCAAAGCGAGGTAAAGTGTTTGATGCTTCAGCTGCTAGAAGGTGTAAAATATCTACATGACAATTGGGTGCTTCATAG GGATCTGAAGACCTCAAATCTTTTGTTGAATAACCGTGGTGAGTTAAAAATATGTGATTTTGGACTGTCTCGTCAATATGGAAGCCCATTAAAACCTTATACTCAACTGGTTGTGACTTTGTGGTACAG GGCCCCAGAATTGTTGTTAGGAACAAAGGAGTATTCTACTGCTATTGATATGTGGTCTGTGGGCTGTATAATGGCTGAGCTTCTTGCCAAAGAACCGTTATTCAATGGAAAAACAGAGTTTGAACAGCTAGATAAG ATTTTTAGAACACTCGGCACACCTAATGAGAAGATTTGGCCTGGCTATGCTAAATTACCAGGTGTGAAAGTAAATTTTGTTAAACAACC GTATAATAGACTAAGGGATAAGTTCCCAGCCGCTTCTTTTTCTGGGCGACCAATCCTGTCTGAAGCTGGTTTTGATCTATTGAACAGACTGCTGACTTATGACCCTGATAAG CGCATATCAGCAGACGATGCTCTTAAGCACAAATGGTTCTCTGAAGTTCCTCTGCCTAAATCAAAGGACTTCATGCCAACATTCCCTGCTCTTAATGAACTTGACAG GCGTTCCAGAAGGTATCTGAAGAGTCCTGATCCTCTGGAAGAGCAACGTTTGAAAGAACTGCAAGGGAACATAGGCAACCATGGGCTTTTTGGGTGA
- the LOC103641791 gene encoding cyclin-dependent kinase G-2-like isoform X1, whose protein sequence is MAAGRHGGYRDYEARERELDAEASRRSKEQHHHLGGRHRDVDRHRDGGRSRGGRDFANGYGRRRSPPPRSRLAGRLGDREPGEVLSGSASDDSGGRPHRGRENGVLSSGREGDVMAVTDDSGGRSHRRRENGVLSSGRDGDVMAVTGISSPSKKRKFSPIIWDRDSPKPPHSDAARDKKAVEPVPSELPPPPPLPPQDHITLRLAVEKSLMDIEPTVGTESAVQLLEHEVNKVTEQEEEYATMRNISTSRWAGANDDDDDGAAPVKKKSLSPADSSVAGQWKRASPEPGEVSGGRTMSRSSDSGKMSNDEKEDFEANEDDYMDVDKGHASDSDTENRMSDTDSDNEIHRPETPEREKAPHRCINMLQDCRSVDEFERLNKINEGTYGVVYRARDKKTSEIVALKKVKMEKEREGFPLTSLREINILLSFHNPSIVDVKEVVVGSSLDSIFMVMEYMEHDLKGVMETMKQPYTQSEVKCLMLQLLEGVKYLHDNWVLHRDLKTSNLLLNNRGELKICDFGLSRQYGSPLKPYTQLVVTLWYRAPELLLGTKEYSTAIDMWSVGCIMAELLAKEPLFNGKTEFEQLDKIFRTLGTPNEKIWPGYAKLPGVKVNFVKQPYNRLRDKFPAASFSGRPILSEAGFDLLNRLLTYDPDKRISADDALKHKWFSEVPLPKSKDFMPTFPALNELDRRSRRYLKSPDPLEEQRLKELQGNIGNHGLFG, encoded by the exons ATGGCCGCTGGGCGCCATGGGGGTTACAGGGACTACGAGGCGAGGGAGCGGGAGCTCGACGCGGAGGCCTCCAGGAGGAGCAAGGAGCAGCACCACCATCTCGGCGGCCGCCACCGCGACGTGGACCGCCACCGCGATGGCGGGCGCAGCAGGGGTGGCAGAGACTTTGCCAACGGCTACGGTCGCCGACGCTCGCCGCCACCCCGGAGCCGGCTGGCGGGAAGGCTTGGTGACCGTGAGCCTGGCGAGGTGCTGAGCGGTAGTGCATCTGATGACTCCGGTGGGAGGCCGCATAGAGGGAGGGAGAATGGCGTGCTCAGTTCCGGCAGGGAGGGTGATGTGATGGCAGTCACTGATGACTCCGGTGGGAGGTCGCATAGGAGGAGGGAGAATGGCGTGCTCAGTTCCGGCAGGGATGGTGATGTGATGGCAGTCACAGGGATATCTTCGCCGAGCAAGAAGAGGAAATTCTCACCGATAATTTGGGACAGGGATAGCCCAAAGCCACCACATTCTGATGCAGCCAGGGACAAGAAAGCTGTAGAACCTGTGCCTTCTGAGCTCCCTCCGCCCCCGCCGTTGCCTCCACAAGACCACATCACACTGAGGTTGGCTGTGGAGAAGTCACTTATGGATATAGAACCTACTGTTGGTACAGAGAGTGCTGTGCAGTTGCTGGAACATGAGGTGAATAAGGTGACAGAGCAGGAAGAGGAGTATGCAACAATGAGGAACATATCGACTTCAAGATGGGCTGGTgctaatgatgatgatgatgatggggCAGCTCCAGTGAAGAAGAAAAGTCTGTCTCCTGCAGACTCCTCTGTGGCAGGGCAGTGGAAAAGAGCAAGTCCAGAACCTGGTGAAGTATCTGGAGGAAGGACAATGTCTAGGTCATCTGACTCTGGGAAAATGAGTAATGATGAGAAAGAAGACTTTGAAGCAAATGAAGATGACTATATGGATGTCGACAAGGGACATGCTAGTGACAGTGATACAGAAAACCGTATGTCAGATACTGACTCAGACAATGAAATACACAGACCTGAAACCCCTGAAAGAGAGAAGGCACCACACAGGTGTATCAATATGCTTCAAGATTGCAGAAGTGTTGATGAGTTTGAGAGGCTCAACAAAATTAACGAGGGCACATATGGTGTTGTATACAGAGCAAGGGATAAGAAGACAAGTGAGATTGTTGCATTGAAGAAGGTAAAGATGGAGAAGGAGCGAGAAGGTTTCCCATTAACCTCTCTTAGGGAAATAAATATCCTCTTGTCTTTCCACAATCCTTCAATTGTGGATGTTAAGGAAGTAGTAGTTGGAAGTAGTCTAGATAGTATTTTTATGGTTATGGAGTACATGGAACATGATCTTAAAGGTGTCATGGAGACCATGAAACAACCATATACCCAAAGCGAGGTAAAGTGTTTGATGCTTCAGCTGCTAGAAGGTGTAAAATATCTACATGACAATTGGGTGCTTCATAG GGATCTGAAGACCTCAAATCTTTTGTTGAATAACCGTGGTGAGTTAAAAATATGTGATTTTGGACTGTCTCGTCAATATGGAAGCCCATTAAAACCTTATACTCAACTGGTTGTGACTTTGTGGTACAG GGCCCCAGAATTGTTGTTAGGAACAAAGGAGTATTCTACTGCTATTGATATGTGGTCTGTGGGCTGTATAATGGCTGAGCTTCTTGCCAAAGAACCGTTATTCAATGGAAAAACAGAGTTTGAACAGCTAGATAAG ATTTTTAGAACACTCGGCACACCTAATGAGAAGATTTGGCCTGGCTATGCTAAATTACCAGGTGTGAAAGTAAATTTTGTTAAACAACC GTATAATAGACTAAGGGATAAGTTCCCAGCCGCTTCTTTTTCTGGGCGACCAATCCTGTCTGAAGCTGGTTTTGATCTATTGAACAGACTGCTGACTTATGACCCTGATAAG CGCATATCAGCAGACGATGCTCTTAAGCACAAATGGTTCTCTGAAGTTCCTCTGCCTAAATCAAAGGACTTCATGCCAACATTCCCTGCTCTTAATGAACTTGACAG GCGTTCCAGAAGGTATCTGAAGAGTCCTGATCCTCTGGAAGAGCAACGTTTGAAAGAACTGCAAGGGAACATAGGCAACCATGGGCTTTTTGGGTGA